A stretch of the Mycobacteroides immunogenum genome encodes the following:
- a CDS encoding DUF3046 domain-containing protein: protein MRLTEFHELVHGRFGAAYGSSVLVDHVLTALGGRTASQAVEDGVEPRDVWRALCADFDVPRDQW, encoded by the coding sequence GTGCGTCTGACGGAGTTTCACGAGCTTGTCCACGGCCGATTTGGTGCGGCCTATGGCTCGTCGGTGCTGGTCGATCATGTGTTGACGGCCCTCGGCGGGAGGACGGCGTCGCAAGCCGTCGAGGACGGGGTGGAGCCACGGGATGTGTGGCGCGCGCTATGCGCGGATTTTGACGTGCCGCGCGATCAGTGGTGA